From the genome of Tripterygium wilfordii isolate XIE 37 chromosome 6, ASM1340144v1, whole genome shotgun sequence:
TCTCTAATGACCCGCATTTCATGTACCCAGAGATCATAGAATTCCAAGATATTTGGTCCAAAAGGTAACCTCCGTTAAACAGACATTCAGCAGCCATTATTTCCCCACACCTTGAATACATATGAATTAAAGCATTTTGAAGATTAACATATGAATCAACCCCAACTTTCACAACTAATCCATGGATCAACTTCCCTGCCTCAGCAGCCTCCAAATGTGCACATGCTGAAAGAACACTGACCACCACCACCTCATCTGCTGCAATTCCATAACCAATCATTTCAATAAACTTAACCAATGCTGcatcatatttttcattttgctCAAAACAAGAAATCATAGCACTCCACGACACCAAATCTTTCTTAGGCATATTCTCGAACAACCTGCAAGCCTCGGTAACACAACCCTTGCtaccaaacaaaacaatcaTCGAATTAGAAGCAATAACATTTCTTTCAGGCATCCGGTCATATATATACTTCGCCTCATCCACATCTCCAACACGAACATACCCAGCCAATATGGAATTCCATGAAACCAAGTCCAGCACGGGACTTTCATCAAACAATTTATGAGCATCAATCACATTCCCACAAACACTATACATGTTAATCAATGTGTTCTGTACATAAACATCCGATTCAAAACCAATTTGCAAAACATGACCATGTATCAATTTTCCTTCAAACTCGACAAACCGAAGAGCACAAGCTTGAACTAGAATTGGGTATGTATGGTTATCAGGACCCACAttattcttcatcatcaatttATACAAGTACATAGCTTCTTGAGGAGAGTTTCTCCGTATATACGCTCTGGCGAGGGTGTTATAGATGAAACCATTTGGGTTCGCGATATGAGTAAAGATTTGGAGAGAGTGGTCGATGGAAATGAAAGGAGAGCCGGTGGAGAACTTGAGGACTCTGCTTGCGGCGTAAGTGTCTTTGATGAAGCCAGTAAGGATCATCTGAGAGAGAATCTGATGGAAAACCTTGAAACTTTGGCATTGGCGCAAGTGGGTCTCTAAGATTGCGAGAGTTATGGTTGGTTTGAAGCTGGGTTTCAGATTGAAAGGGGGTGTGGAGAGACGGACAAGTTTCGCGAAGTTCTCCATTTAAGGGATCCACTAGACGGACCTGTTCCCGGTAAAACTAAAAAAGGATGTGTTTTATTTGATTAAGTTTaatttttaagtaaaaaaatacATGCTTTTTTAATTAACGGAATTAAGTTTAAATTAATAAAGACAGCAAGTGGAGTACACATCCCTTTTCGTGGATGAAGAGGGGATCGCCCCTGTGAGGGAGATTGTGGATGTGGTGATGTTAAGGCCCGTGCCTCCACCGGAGAAGGAGCGCGAGTTCAAGTTCAGCGAGTAAGTGGATGCTTTCCATTCGTACGGGTGGTGGGAGGGCGTGACAACGAAGGAgaaaggggaggggaggggaggttTACGGTGTATTTCAGGAGATCAAGGGAGGAGATGGAGTTCGGGAAGGAACGGTTGAGGCTGCATAGAGAGTGGGCAAATGGGGCTTGGAAACCTCCTTTTGAGGAGGAGAACGTGAAGCTGAACCAAGAGAAGGTGGAGGTGggattttcttattcttttttgaaTTAAATTTTCCCATTTGTTAAATTTTTGCTATTTAATTTATATGGTTCATTTGGTCCGGAAATATTTGCATTGTTTTGTTACTAACGGACTTTGTTGAAGTgtcattcttcttttctttatttttcttgttttaccTAAAACTGAAAGCAAGAGGGAAAGAAGTTGCTGGGAATGGCAATGGGATTTTGTAACTGGGTTTTATTAGGGTTCTTTTGATGGTTGGCAAGTACAAAAGGGAAGAAGAGGGAAggaataagaaagaaaatattttgtgttttgattgattCTTTTGTGAGATAGAGAGGTGTGAGAAGAGTCAACGAGAATGAGGGAATAGGTTCTGTTATGGCTGCTTTCGATTTGGGAGAACTTGGGGTAAAGAAAGGGAAGTTTATACCTTGTAGACACATTGCCCTGATGATAATAGTACATGGATTTCTTGAAAGGAATGTTGCTTTTACAGTATATGGCAATGGGCTTTTGGCCACAAAGTCCTTAGAACATGAGGGCTGTAGAACACTAGAACTGAATTTGTTTTAAGGTTTATTTGTTTTGGAAAGTGATTTGTCTTTCCTGTAGCTGTATAGCATCTTAATATTCTTATCTGGcttatttgtttcctttttttatctTGAATTGCAGAATTTGCCACTTTTGGAGAATGCCAAACCTAGTGAAGCAGCAAAAGAGCATATGTATAGTAGCAAAGGAACACATGTTGAAGTTAGGAGTGATGAAAAAGGTTTTGAAGGTGCTTGGTTTGCTGCAACTGTTATTGAACCATTGGGAAAGGACAAGTTCCTTATCGAGTACCAGACTTTGAAAACTGAAGATGGCAAAGCCTTTCTAGGAGAGGAGGTTGATATTCTGCACATTAGGCCTTCTCCGCTAGAAATTAAAATGGTTTATCGTTTCAAGTTGCTCAATGAGGCTGATGCTCTCTATGATAATGGTTGGTGGGTAGGTGTAAATGTGATTGCTAGAAATTAATGCAACAAATACGTTGTTTACTTCAAGACCACTACTGAGGAGATGGAGTTTGGAGACTCTGAGTTAAGGCTACACCAGGAATGAATTGATAGCAAATGAGCTATGGCATCCACGGTATGATTCTTGGTTATTCTAATGCGCCCCTATGGCTCTTAAAGCTCTAATGTTATCAGGTTGCTCTTGTGAGCCAAAGTTTTACCCTGCTCATTTCAGGGGTTCTGAATTCTGTTGAGTTTCTAACCATTCAAACAAAATTACACCCAATACACTCCACAGTTTTGTATTGTTTATTTTGAGGAGTTGGATGGCAATTATTGAGATGAAACGTCAAATGCAGTCTTTTATCTGAATTTGTGACTCAGATCCATTGAGGCTTGAGATTAGGGACTTAAGTGAGATACTGAAAGAGGGAAGTCCAACTGAACTCTACAAAAGGCTTTACCTGTTTGATTAAAgctaatgtaatgaattaggcAGAGGTCAGTGACTGACTGAAAATAGGCTTTGATTGGTAGGCCCTACCCGCTGGTGGCCTGGAATTATTTTATAGTTCATATGCTCCTATcctcattgatgatatattatgTGAGTTCATGTGCTCCTATCATCAACGATGATAGGAGCACATGAACTCACATAATTGTTTGGATGGCCCACTGAAATTTCTTTCGTAGTATAGTTAAGTTGTTGCTTGCTtttccaccttttttttttccagtttgtCACATGAATCCGCTCTTGAACTATAACCTGTAACCTTGTATCCTTAAACATGTACCATCGTTGGCTTCCTCTTACTGCCATTTTGAAATCCagatatacatatgtatacatTTCATTATTAATCTTTGGTGGCTAAATGATCCTAGATGAAGATCACATATCGAATTTACAACAaaaactttcttttattttcctatCTAATAAGTTC
Proteins encoded in this window:
- the LOC119999454 gene encoding protein AGENET DOMAIN (AGD)-CONTAINING P1-like, with protein sequence MEFGKERLRLHREWANGAWKPPFEEENVKLNQEKVENLPLLENAKPSEAAKEHMYSSKGTHVEVRSDEKGFEGAWFAATVIEPLGKDKFLIEYQTLKTEDGKAFLGEEVDILHIRPSPLEIKMVYRFKLLNEADALYDNGWWVGVNVIARN